A single region of the Triticum dicoccoides isolate Atlit2015 ecotype Zavitan chromosome 2B, WEW_v2.0, whole genome shotgun sequence genome encodes:
- the LOC119364103 gene encoding uncharacterized protein LOC119364103 produces the protein MRDLPRLRRTAHTHPGEFPEKKIQSLAQNLGVLDRTDQREEREMADWGPVIVATVLFVLLTPGLLCTLPGRGRVAEFGSMHTSGLSILIHAVLYFALVTIFLIAVGVHVYTG, from the coding sequence ATGCGTGACCTCCCCCGTCTCCGCCGCACTGCACACACACATCCTGGAGAGTTCCcagaaaaaaaaatccagagtctCGCTCAAAATTTGGGGGTTTTAGACAGAACAGatcagagagaggagagggagatggCGGACTGGGGCCCGGTGATCGTCGCGACGGTGCTGTTCGTGCTGCTGACGCCGGGGCTACTGTGCACGCTGCCGGGGCGCGGGCGGGTGGCGGAGTTCGGCAGCATGCACACCAGCGGCCTCTCCATCCTCATCCACGCCGTCCTCTACTTCGCGCTCGTCACCATCTTCCTCATCGCCGTCGGCGTCCACGTCTACACCGGCTAG